A genome region from Oxyura jamaicensis isolate SHBP4307 breed ruddy duck chromosome 25, BPBGC_Ojam_1.0, whole genome shotgun sequence includes the following:
- the LOC118178269 gene encoding protein S100-A6 isoform X2: protein MAAPLDQAIGLLVATFHKYSGKEGDKNTLSKGELKELIQKELTIGPKLKDAEIAGLMDDLDRNKDQEVNFQEYVTFLGALAMIYNDALLQYK from the exons ATGGCAGCCCCCCTGGACCAAGCCATCGGGCTCCTCGTGGCCACCTTCCACAAGTACTCGGGGAAGGAGGGTGACAAGAACACCCTGAGCAAGGGCGAGCTGAAGGAGCTGATCCAGAAGGAGCTGACCATCGGGCCG AAACTGAAGGACGCGGAAATTGCCGGGCTCATGGACGACCTGGACCGCAACAAGGACCAGGAAGTGAACTTCCAGGAGTACGTCACCTTCCTGGGCGCCCTGGCCATGATCTACAACGACGCCCTGCTGCAGTACAAGTAG
- the LOC118178269 gene encoding protein S100-A6 isoform X1 — MRGGAAQPQPSLPAPRSCPAQAAQPTAMAAPLDQAIGLLVATFHKYSGKEGDKNTLSKGELKELIQKELTIGPKLKDAEIAGLMDDLDRNKDQEVNFQEYVTFLGALAMIYNDALLQYK, encoded by the exons ATGCGAGGAGGAGCTGCGCAGCCAcagccctccctccctgctcccagatCCTGTCCTGCTCAAGCCG cccagcccaCAGCCATGGCAGCCCCCCTGGACCAAGCCATCGGGCTCCTCGTGGCCACCTTCCACAAGTACTCGGGGAAGGAGGGTGACAAGAACACCCTGAGCAAGGGCGAGCTGAAGGAGCTGATCCAGAAGGAGCTGACCATCGGGCCG AAACTGAAGGACGCGGAAATTGCCGGGCTCATGGACGACCTGGACCGCAACAAGGACCAGGAAGTGAACTTCCAGGAGTACGTCACCTTCCTGGGCGCCCTGGCCATGATCTACAACGACGCCCTGCTGCAGTACAAGTAG
- the LOC118178281 gene encoding protein S100-A4-like, protein MACPLEQALAVMVTTFHKYSGKEGDKYKLSKAELKELLTKELPSFISKQTDEAGFQKLMSNLDSNRDNEVDFHEYATFLACVAMMCNEFFQGYPDKVPRKK, encoded by the exons ATGGCGTGTCCCCTGGAACAGGCGCTGGCCGTGATGGTCACCACCTTCCACAAGTACTCGGGGAAGGAGGGCGACAAGTACAAGCTGAGCAAGGCCGAGCTGAAGGAGCTGCTCACCAAGGAGCTGCCCAGCTTCATCAGC AAACAAACTGACGAGGCCGGCTTCCAGAAGCTGATGAGCAACCTGGACAGCAACAGGGACAACGAGGTGGACTTCCACGAGTACGCCACCTTCCTGGCCTGCGTGGCCATGATGTGCAACGAGTTCTTCCAGGGCTACCCCGACAAGGTGCCGCGCAAGAAGTGA
- the LOC118178328 gene encoding protein S100-A4-like, whose protein sequence is MGYKHPARGGCSTPAATAPRRPQHRPRRLAMVCPLEQALAVMVTTFHKYSGKEGDKYKLSKAELKELLTKELPSFGSKQMDEGEFRRLVNDLDHDKDSEVDFKEFACFLACVAMGFNEFFKEAKQPRKK, encoded by the exons ATGGGCTATAAACACCCAGCAcgtgggggctgcagcaccccagcaGCTACAGCACCCCGGCGACCACAGCACCGACCCCG GAGGCTGGCGATGGTGTGTCCCCTGGAGCAGGCGCTGGCCGTGATGGTCACCACCTTCCACAAGTACTCAGGGAAGGAGGGTGACAAGTACAAGCTGAGCAAGGCCGAGCTGAAGGAGCTGCTCACCAAGGAGCTGCCCAGCTTCGGAAGC AAGCAAATGGACGAGGGGGAGTTCAGGAGGCTCGTCAACGACCTGGACCACGACAAGGACAGCGAGGTGGACTTCAAGGAGTTCGCCTGCTTCCTGGCCTGCGTGGCCATGGGCTTCAACGAGTTCTTCAAGGAGGCCAAGCAGCCCCGCAAGAAGTGA
- the S100A16 gene encoding protein S100-A16 produces the protein MAECTELEWAIQVLVNNFDKYSSRCCCRKPRRISKKDFRKMLSCELNHMLTDTGNRRAADKLICDLDENKDGRISFEEYWTLIGGIASPIAHIIRQQEQSVKHTK, from the exons ATGGCAGAGTGCACGGAGCTGGAATGGGCCATCCAGGTGCTGGTGAACAACTTCGACAAGTACTCgagccgctgctgctgccggaaGCCGCGGCGCATCAGCAAGAAGGATTTCCGCAAGATGCTGAGCTGTGAGCTCAACCACATGCTGACG GACACCGGGAACAGGCGAGCGGCCGACAAGCTCATCTGCGACCTGGACGAGAACAAAGACGGGCGCATCAGCTTCGAGGAGTACTGGACCTTGATAGGCGGCATCGCCAGCCCCATCGCCCACATCATCcgccagcaggagcagagcgtCAAGCACACCAAGTAG
- the LOC118178247 gene encoding protein S100-A14-like: MGQCNCRKKRKDCQELTDVEQAIETVINQFHCYAVKGQKEYLTPNEMRELVVQKLPHLGKCVGPLDEKIECMGDPDEAKLEFGEYWDMMGDAAKGCRRK; this comes from the exons ATGGGCCAGTGCAACTGCCGCAAGAAGCGCAAG GACTGCCAGGAGCTCACCGACGTGGAGCAGGCCATCGAGACCGTCATCAACCAGTTCCACTGCTACGCGGTGAAGGGGCAGAAGGAGTACCTGACCCCCAACGAGATGCGGGAGCTGGTGGTGCAGAAGCTGCCCCACTTGGGGAAG TGCGTCGGACCGCTGGATGAGAAGATCGAGTGCATGGGGGACCCTGACGAGGCCAAGCTGGAGTTCGGAGAGTACTGGGACATGATGGGGGACGCGGCCAAGGGCTGCCGGAGGAAGTAG